Proteins from one Prevotella sp. E2-28 genomic window:
- a CDS encoding prolyl oligopeptidase family serine peptidase, protein MKRIVILLFVLLCWLDISAQYDYLIANRKVIPGGYDFWVYTPEDYYYSQEHTPVIIFLHGASLCSRDLNRSRRYGPLDAIVKGRDIPALVVVPQNPGGAWNPKKINDVLEWTLKNYPADSTRVYVLGMSLGGYGTLDFAGTYPEKVAAAMALCGGATLKNLQGLGKVPLWILHGTADRAVGIKESKRVVQALKDAHNDKRLRYDWLPGANHGALARAFYMKCTYEWLFRHALTDEGRPLCREFSITNADLRGAYGDMNKALPDPEVIDD, encoded by the coding sequence ATGAAACGAATTGTGATACTCCTTTTTGTGCTTTTGTGCTGGCTAGACATATCGGCTCAGTACGACTACCTGATAGCTAACCGCAAGGTGATTCCTGGTGGCTATGACTTTTGGGTGTACACCCCCGAGGATTATTACTACTCTCAGGAGCACACGCCTGTGATAATCTTTTTGCATGGAGCCAGTCTGTGCAGTCGTGACCTAAATCGTTCGCGTCGTTATGGGCCGCTTGATGCTATAGTAAAGGGGCGTGATATTCCCGCTCTAGTCGTCGTGCCTCAGAATCCTGGTGGTGCGTGGAATCCCAAGAAAATCAATGATGTGTTGGAGTGGACTTTGAAAAATTATCCTGCTGATAGCACACGCGTATATGTATTAGGTATGAGTTTGGGAGGATATGGCACACTTGATTTTGCAGGTACCTACCCTGAGAAAGTTGCGGCAGCTATGGCTCTCTGTGGTGGTGCCACACTGAAAAACCTTCAGGGTTTGGGAAAAGTCCCCCTCTGGATTCTTCATGGTACAGCTGATAGGGCTGTTGGTATCAAAGAGTCGAAACGGGTAGTCCAAGCTTTAAAGGATGCTCATAATGATAAACGCCTGCGTTACGACTGGCTGCCTGGTGCCAATCATGGCGCTTTGGCTCGTGCTTTCTATATGAAATGTACCTACGAATGGTTGTTCCGACATGCCTTGACAGATGAGGGACGTCCTCTTTGTCGTGAGTTCAGTATTACCAATGCCGATTTAAGAGGGGCCTATGGTGATATGAATAAAGCACTGCCCGACCCAGAAGTCATTGATGACTAA
- a CDS encoding ComF family protein, which yields MRTSFWTSLFDLIVPRRCAICSNRLSPEESLLCADCEAELEKTPFHESPYDNPMARLFWGQFPIEKASAWFYYRPHSDPSKMIYDLKYHGQSLLGEDIGEQLALRHLPTGFFNDIDAIVPIPITCKRQRERGYNQSMQVARGICQVTHLPIFDKVIKRQHFSESQTHQSSTWERRENVRDAFQLIDADKIKGKHLLIIDDIVTTGATVIACGQELAKAEGVKLSVLSIGYTKE from the coding sequence ATGAGGACGAGTTTCTGGACTAGTCTGTTTGATTTGATTGTGCCTCGCAGGTGTGCTATTTGCAGCAACAGACTGTCGCCCGAAGAATCACTACTTTGTGCTGATTGCGAGGCTGAGTTGGAAAAGACGCCCTTTCACGAATCACCTTACGACAACCCCATGGCACGCCTGTTTTGGGGGCAGTTTCCTATCGAGAAAGCATCTGCATGGTTTTATTATCGACCACATTCCGATCCCAGCAAAATGATTTACGACCTGAAATATCACGGACAGTCATTGCTAGGTGAGGATATCGGCGAGCAACTGGCCCTAAGACACCTGCCTACAGGATTCTTTAATGACATAGATGCCATTGTACCCATCCCCATCACATGTAAACGCCAAAGAGAAAGAGGCTATAACCAGAGTATGCAGGTGGCACGCGGCATCTGTCAGGTCACCCATTTACCCATCTTCGACAAGGTTATCAAGCGCCAGCATTTCTCAGAAAGTCAGACGCACCAAAGCAGCACGTGGGAACGGCGCGAGAATGTTCGCGACGCATTTCAGTTGATTGATGCCGACAAAATCAAGGGTAAGCACCTGCTAATTATTGATGACATCGTGACCACAGGTGCCACCGTTATCGCATGCGGACAGGAACTGGCCAAGGCCGAAGGCGTCAAGCTAAGCGTCCTCTCCATCGGTTATACAAAAGAGTAA
- the pyrE gene encoding orotate phosphoribosyltransferase: MDIKKQFAQKLMDIKAIKLQPNEPFTWASGWKSPIYTDNRKTLGHPSLRSFVKLELCHVIQENFPEADAVAGVATGAIAQGALVAEELGLPYCYVRPKPKDHGMGNQVEGEIKKGSKVIVVEDLISTGGSSLKAVAALREYGVEVIGMVASFTYGFPVAEEAFREAGVKLITLSDYNAVVEQAAETGYIKEEEKAVLAEWRKDPSVWGV; this comes from the coding sequence ATGGATATCAAGAAACAATTCGCACAGAAACTGATGGATATCAAGGCCATCAAGCTGCAACCCAACGAACCTTTTACATGGGCCAGCGGTTGGAAATCACCTATTTATACTGACAACCGCAAGACACTGGGTCACCCCAGCCTGCGTTCGTTTGTAAAACTGGAACTCTGTCATGTCATTCAGGAGAACTTCCCTGAGGCTGATGCGGTAGCTGGTGTTGCCACAGGTGCCATCGCACAAGGTGCGCTGGTAGCTGAGGAACTGGGTCTGCCCTACTGCTATGTTCGTCCGAAGCCGAAAGATCACGGCATGGGTAACCAAGTGGAAGGTGAGATCAAAAAGGGCTCAAAGGTTATCGTGGTAGAGGATCTGATCTCTACTGGTGGTAGCTCTTTGAAGGCCGTAGCTGCTCTGCGCGAATATGGTGTAGAGGTTATCGGTATGGTAGCTTCGTTCACATACGGTTTCCCTGTAGCTGAAGAGGCTTTCCGCGAGGCAGGTGTAAAGCTCATCACCCTGAGCGACTACAATGCTGTTGTGGAGCAGGCTGCCGAGACCGGTTATATCAAGGAAGAAGAAAAGGCCGTACTGGCTGAATGGAGAAAGGATCCCAGTGTGTGGGGCGTATAA
- a CDS encoding YifB family Mg chelatase-like AAA ATPase, producing the protein MLVKTYCAAVNGLEATTVTIEINITRGTMLHMSGLADAAVRESIDRIRAAMSNIGYKFPMADITVNMAPADIRKEGSSYDLPLAIGLLAASSKVTSDSLNEYMLVGELGLDGRLLPIRGALPIAIKARSEKFKGLIVPRQNVREAAVVNNLDVYGMDSLLDVIQFFNNGPLFSPTIIDTRKEFYAQQEHFEFDFADVRGQESVKRALEVAAAGGHNLIMIGPPGSGKSMLAKRLPSILPPLSLSESLETTQIHSIAGKLHRDTSLISQRPFRSPHHTVSQIALVGGGNNPQPGEISLAHNGVLFLDELPEFSRSVLEVLRQPLEDRIITISRAKYNIQYPCSFMFVASMNPCPCGYYGDPTHHCVCTPGQIQRYMNKISGPLLDRIDIHCEIQAVPFAELSKMQPGEPSATIRERVISARKIQEERYKSFSGIHCNAQMTERMLHEFAEPDAQSLDMLRMAMERLKLSARAYSRILKVARTIADLDGSEKIQSQHIAEAIGYRNLDRGDWAERGM; encoded by the coding sequence ATGCTGGTAAAAACATATTGTGCCGCCGTCAACGGACTGGAGGCCACTACCGTAACCATTGAAATCAACATCACACGCGGCACCATGCTCCATATGTCAGGCTTGGCCGATGCTGCCGTACGCGAAAGTATCGACCGCATTCGGGCTGCCATGAGCAATATTGGATATAAGTTTCCTATGGCCGACATCACCGTCAACATGGCACCTGCCGATATCCGTAAGGAAGGAAGTAGTTACGACCTCCCGTTAGCTATCGGCCTATTAGCTGCCAGTAGCAAGGTCACCAGCGATAGTCTTAACGAATATATGCTCGTTGGCGAGTTGGGACTCGACGGCCGCCTACTCCCTATTCGCGGCGCACTTCCCATAGCCATCAAGGCTCGCAGCGAAAAGTTCAAGGGCCTCATCGTGCCTCGTCAGAACGTCCGAGAAGCTGCAGTAGTCAATAATCTGGATGTCTATGGCATGGATTCATTGCTTGACGTTATCCAGTTTTTCAATAACGGTCCACTTTTCTCACCTACCATTATCGACACCCGAAAAGAATTCTATGCCCAACAGGAGCATTTCGAGTTTGACTTTGCCGACGTACGTGGTCAGGAGAGTGTGAAGCGAGCATTGGAAGTGGCAGCTGCCGGAGGTCATAACCTCATTATGATAGGCCCGCCAGGATCAGGAAAGTCAATGTTGGCTAAGCGTCTGCCTTCAATCCTTCCCCCACTCTCTTTGAGTGAGAGTTTGGAGACTACACAAATTCATAGCATCGCCGGCAAACTTCATCGGGACACCAGCCTCATCAGTCAGCGTCCTTTCCGTTCCCCTCATCACACGGTTTCACAGATAGCCCTCGTTGGTGGAGGTAATAATCCGCAGCCAGGTGAGATCAGTCTTGCCCATAATGGCGTACTCTTCCTTGATGAGCTTCCAGAGTTCTCACGTAGTGTCCTTGAGGTGCTTCGCCAACCACTGGAGGATCGTATCATTACCATCAGTCGTGCCAAGTACAACATCCAGTACCCCTGTTCCTTCATGTTCGTCGCCTCTATGAACCCCTGCCCATGTGGCTATTACGGCGACCCCACCCATCACTGTGTCTGTACCCCAGGTCAAATACAGCGTTACATGAACAAGATTAGCGGTCCTTTACTCGACCGCATCGATATCCATTGTGAGATACAGGCTGTACCCTTTGCCGAACTCTCGAAGATGCAGCCTGGCGAACCCAGCGCCACTATCCGCGAGCGTGTTATCTCAGCCCGCAAGATCCAAGAGGAGCGCTATAAGTCCTTTTCGGGTATCCACTGTAATGCGCAGATGACAGAGCGCATGTTACATGAATTTGCTGAGCCTGATGCTCAGAGTCTCGATATGCTCCGCATGGCTATGGAACGTCTGAAGCTCTCTGCCCGTGCATATAGCCGTATCCTCAAGGTGGCCCGCACCATTGCCGATCTTGACGGTTCTGAAAAAATTCAAAGTCAACATATTGCTGAAGCCATCGGTTATCGTAACCTTGACCGCGGCGATTGGGCCGAAAGAGGTATGTAA
- the prmC gene encoding peptide chain release factor N(5)-glutamine methyltransferase, whose protein sequence is MSYETLWHRLTTIYEADEAKAIVRLVLDVHFGLSWTDIICGKVESLSDNEKQELEVIAQRLETGEPVQYVLGEAEFGGRTFHVEPGVLIPRPETYELCHWVLEEGGKRKVKGDYNILDIGTGSGCIACTLAAEIPNAKVTAWDISDDALRIASKNAKRTNVHVSFEKVDVLSPSLFTLHPSPATIIVSNPPYICNKERETMERNVLEHEPDLALFVPDNNPLLFYRAIARYAAKALKPEGMLFFEINPLYVNEMLQMLSEEGFSQTEVKQDQFGKQRFTKSCL, encoded by the coding sequence ATGAGCTACGAAACACTCTGGCACAGACTGACAACGATTTACGAAGCGGACGAGGCGAAAGCTATCGTGCGCTTGGTGCTTGACGTACATTTCGGTCTCTCGTGGACAGATATCATTTGCGGTAAAGTGGAGAGTCTTTCTGACAACGAAAAGCAAGAACTGGAGGTTATTGCACAGAGACTGGAAACTGGTGAACCTGTACAATATGTGCTGGGGGAAGCAGAGTTTGGCGGAAGAACCTTTCATGTAGAGCCTGGCGTACTGATTCCCAGGCCAGAGACCTACGAACTATGCCACTGGGTTTTGGAGGAAGGTGGAAAGAGGAAAGTGAAAGGAGATTACAACATTCTCGACATCGGCACAGGAAGCGGATGCATTGCCTGCACATTAGCTGCTGAGATTCCAAACGCAAAGGTCACAGCATGGGATATCTCTGACGATGCCCTGCGCATAGCCTCTAAGAACGCTAAACGTACCAATGTTCACGTGTCGTTTGAGAAAGTTGATGTTTTGTCCCCTTCACTCTTCACCCTTCACCCTTCACCAGCCACCATCATCGTCAGCAACCCGCCTTATATATGTAATAAGGAACGCGAAACGATGGAGCGTAATGTGCTGGAGCACGAACCCGATCTGGCTCTTTTCGTACCTGATAACAATCCGTTGTTGTTCTATCGTGCCATTGCCCGCTATGCGGCAAAAGCATTAAAGCCTGAAGGTATGCTCTTCTTTGAGATTAATCCGCTGTACGTGAACGAGATGCTGCAGATGCTCAGCGAAGAGGGTTTTTCACAGACAGAGGTCAAGCAAGACCAGTTCGGCAAACAAAGATTCACGAAATCATGTTTATAA
- a CDS encoding regulatory protein RecX, giving the protein MFIKKEMTGKQAYQKLTDLCARSEHCQQEMIEKMRQWGVSEEEQAEVMERLIDERYIDDERFARAFIYDKIRYNKWGRRKVEQALWMKRIDDSISKPLLDDVDDEEYLSILRPLLKQKRKSTKANSEYELTMKLIKFAMSRGFTMDIIKQCIEVEDEDEFLD; this is encoded by the coding sequence ATGTTTATAAAAAAAGAAATGACGGGCAAGCAAGCCTACCAGAAACTCACGGATCTCTGCGCCCGCAGTGAACATTGTCAGCAGGAGATGATAGAAAAGATGAGGCAATGGGGCGTTAGCGAGGAAGAGCAGGCAGAAGTGATGGAGCGCTTGATTGATGAACGATACATTGATGACGAGCGCTTTGCCCGTGCATTTATCTATGATAAGATACGCTACAACAAATGGGGACGCCGAAAGGTGGAACAGGCGCTTTGGATGAAACGTATTGATGATAGCATCAGTAAACCATTGCTCGACGACGTAGATGATGAGGAATACCTCAGCATTCTACGCCCCCTATTAAAGCAGAAGCGCAAAAGCACCAAGGCCAACAGCGAATACGAACTGACCATGAAGCTCATTAAGTTTGCCATGAGTCGCGGTTTTACGATGGATATCATCAAACAATGTATAGAGGTAGAAGATGAGGACGAGTTTCTGGACTAG
- a CDS encoding tetratricopeptide repeat protein, with product MKTRQLLFLSATALVLTSCSGKLGALSADNFSVTPNPLETQAGEVSATINGMFPEKYMKKKAVVTVTPQLRYQTPQGEKSVNGESATFQGEKVLGNDQTISYLVGGNYTMKSTFAYTPEMHQSDMYMTFQAKVGKKTVTVPEVKVATGIIATSELSKRTLASANAALAEDNFQRISQERQQANIKFLIGQAQLRKSELQNNSVQEFVRLISKIVANQQTMDIDNIEVSAYASPDGGYELNEKLANKRQDVTNDYLQGEMKKAKMNARVETKYTAEDWEGFQELVAASDIQDKDVILRVLSMYKDPEEREQQIKNISAAFRELTDGILPELRRARLTINYLLIGRDDEQILKQMKSDASKLSVEEILYGATLYDDDLAGSEAAYKKATELYKNDPRAYNNLARLAFAQGKYDEAKQWLDKALAIDKNQPEANANLGMLALQQGDMLSAENYIAKASKANGLNEVLGNLHLAQGKYAQAEQDFGNIQSNSAALAQILNKNYQAAATTLKNIKNGDATTDYLRAILNARTGKNADAAAALKKAIEKDPSLADYAAKDLELTKVSK from the coding sequence ATGAAAACAAGACAATTGCTCTTTCTGTCGGCTACCGCATTGGTACTGACATCATGCTCAGGAAAACTGGGTGCTCTCTCAGCAGACAATTTTAGTGTAACACCAAATCCCCTGGAGACACAGGCCGGTGAGGTTTCTGCTACCATCAACGGAATGTTCCCCGAGAAATACATGAAGAAGAAGGCTGTAGTGACCGTAACCCCACAGCTTCGTTATCAGACACCTCAGGGGGAGAAGTCTGTAAATGGCGAGAGTGCTACATTCCAAGGCGAGAAAGTACTGGGCAACGACCAGACTATCTCATACCTCGTAGGTGGTAACTACACCATGAAGTCAACATTTGCCTACACTCCTGAGATGCATCAGAGCGATATGTATATGACTTTCCAGGCAAAGGTAGGAAAGAAAACTGTTACAGTGCCCGAAGTAAAAGTGGCTACAGGTATCATTGCTACCTCTGAGCTCAGCAAGCGCACACTAGCTTCTGCTAATGCTGCTTTGGCAGAGGACAACTTCCAGCGCATCTCTCAAGAGCGTCAGCAGGCCAACATCAAGTTCCTTATCGGACAGGCACAGTTGCGTAAGAGCGAGCTGCAGAACAATTCTGTACAGGAATTCGTACGCCTGATCAGTAAAATCGTTGCTAATCAGCAGACCATGGACATCGATAACATCGAGGTTTCTGCCTATGCTTCACCTGATGGTGGCTACGAGCTGAACGAGAAGTTGGCTAACAAGCGTCAGGACGTTACCAACGACTACCTGCAGGGAGAGATGAAGAAAGCTAAGATGAATGCACGTGTTGAAACAAAATACACTGCTGAAGACTGGGAAGGTTTCCAGGAACTGGTAGCTGCCAGCGATATCCAAGACAAGGATGTCATCCTGCGCGTCCTCTCTATGTATAAGGATCCCGAGGAGCGCGAGCAGCAGATTAAGAACATCTCTGCAGCTTTCCGCGAGTTGACCGACGGAATTCTGCCTGAACTGCGCCGCGCACGCCTGACCATCAACTACCTGCTGATTGGTCGTGACGACGAGCAGATTCTGAAGCAGATGAAGAGCGATGCTAGCAAGTTGAGCGTTGAAGAAATCCTCTATGGTGCAACACTTTACGACGACGATCTGGCTGGCAGTGAGGCTGCTTACAAGAAGGCTACTGAGTTGTACAAGAACGACCCACGCGCTTACAACAACCTGGCTCGTCTGGCCTTTGCACAGGGTAAATATGACGAGGCTAAGCAGTGGTTGGACAAAGCTTTGGCTATCGACAAGAACCAGCCTGAGGCTAATGCCAACCTGGGAATGCTGGCTCTGCAGCAGGGCGACATGCTGAGCGCAGAGAACTATATTGCAAAGGCTTCAAAGGCTAACGGTCTGAATGAGGTGCTGGGTAACCTGCATCTGGCTCAGGGCAAGTATGCTCAGGCTGAGCAGGACTTTGGCAACATCCAGTCTAATTCAGCTGCACTGGCTCAGATCCTAAACAAGAACTATCAGGCTGCTGCCACTACACTGAAGAACATTAAGAATGGCGATGCAACAACAGATTACCTGCGTGCCATCCTCAATGCCCGCACTGGTAAGAATGCAGACGCTGCCGCTGCTCTGAAGAAGGCTATTGAGAAGGATCCTTCACTGGCTGACTATGCTGCCAAGGATCTGGAGCTGACTAAGGTTAGCAAATAA
- a CDS encoding SRPBCC family protein, with the protein MKKFESSIKQVPYSQEAVYRNISDLSNLERVRDRIPEDKLKEFSFDQDSVTISVDPVGQITLKIVEREEPKCVKFETTQSPMPFNLWIQVLPVNETTSKMKVTVKADIPFMLAAMVSGPIQDGVEKIADALAQVPYV; encoded by the coding sequence ATGAAGAAATTCGAAAGTAGCATCAAGCAGGTGCCATATTCACAGGAAGCCGTCTATCGTAACATCAGCGACCTGAGTAATCTGGAGCGTGTACGCGACCGTATCCCTGAAGATAAACTGAAGGAGTTCTCCTTCGACCAGGACTCTGTAACGATTAGTGTAGACCCTGTTGGTCAGATTACTTTGAAGATTGTGGAGCGTGAAGAGCCTAAGTGCGTGAAGTTCGAGACCACACAGTCACCTATGCCTTTTAACCTCTGGATTCAGGTGCTCCCTGTCAACGAGACCACATCAAAGATGAAGGTCACAGTAAAGGCCGACATTCCCTTCATGCTGGCAGCTATGGTAAGCGGTCCTATTCAGGATGGTGTGGAGAAGATTGCCGATGCACTGGCGCAGGTTCCTTATGTTTAA
- a CDS encoding DUF4369 domain-containing protein — MKRVQNKEKRGKWEAVLYAFLFPLLLYSCGETGNRFHLEGKFKNINQGEFYLCDLEQGRKDTIVLREGKFIYDAELSDTTILTLIFPNYSELPIIATPGSRVKIEGDVSHLKETEITGTDENELMTAFRLQTKELMPPEVKQKAEQFILKYPASTGSLYLLRRYFIMAADADYAHIFELCSKMKAANPSSIPLIQLHQRLAATKQIKSTGKLPSFSTKDTEGKVVTDSLLRKKANVIMVWSSWSYDSQHTLSQLEKWRKEHHDSIGIINICMDADASEGRSIIERDSIKTPNVCDGQMWDSPLVTTLGISFIPDNIVTDKDGNIVGRSLKAADLKEKVEKLLRQK, encoded by the coding sequence GTGAAAAGAGTACAAAATAAAGAGAAAAGAGGAAAGTGGGAAGCCGTTCTTTACGCTTTCCTCTTTCCTCTTTTATTATATTCCTGCGGAGAAACAGGTAACCGCTTTCACCTGGAAGGTAAGTTCAAGAACATCAATCAAGGTGAGTTCTATCTCTGCGACCTTGAACAAGGACGCAAAGACACCATTGTGCTGCGTGAAGGCAAGTTCATCTATGATGCAGAATTGTCTGACACCACTATCTTGACACTGATATTCCCCAACTATTCCGAATTACCCATCATTGCCACCCCTGGTAGCAGAGTTAAGATTGAGGGTGACGTGTCACACCTGAAAGAGACAGAGATTACTGGCACCGACGAGAATGAACTGATGACGGCCTTCCGTTTGCAAACCAAGGAGCTGATGCCTCCTGAGGTCAAACAAAAAGCAGAACAGTTTATCCTAAAATATCCTGCATCGACCGGCAGTCTCTATTTGCTACGCCGCTATTTCATTATGGCCGCAGATGCTGACTATGCCCACATCTTTGAACTCTGCTCAAAAATGAAGGCAGCTAACCCGTCGAGCATCCCGTTGATACAATTACATCAACGCCTTGCCGCCACAAAGCAGATAAAGAGCACAGGAAAACTGCCATCATTTTCAACGAAAGATACAGAAGGGAAAGTTGTTACAGACAGTCTGCTCCGTAAGAAAGCGAATGTTATCATGGTATGGTCTTCATGGAGTTATGATTCCCAACATACCCTCAGCCAACTTGAGAAATGGCGTAAGGAGCATCATGACAGCATCGGTATCATCAACATCTGCATGGATGCTGATGCTAGTGAGGGCCGTAGCATCATAGAAAGAGATAGTATCAAAACTCCCAACGTATGCGACGGACAAATGTGGGATTCTCCCTTGGTAACTACTCTTGGAATTTCTTTTATTCCCGATAATATCGTTACCGACAAGGACGGTAACATCGTAGGTCGTTCACTTAAAGCTGCCGACCTGAAAGAGAAGGTGGAAAAACTGCTCCGCCAGAAATAG
- the argH gene encoding argininosuccinate lyase produces the protein MAQKLWEKDFEINSEIERFTVGRDREMDIYLAPYDVLGSMAHITMLESIGLLGKDELPVLLKELKNIYEQTQRGEFVIEDGIEDVHSQVELMLTRKLGDMGKKIHSGRSRNDQVLVDLKLFTRHQLQLVAEAVKDLFDQLIAKSNQYKNVLMPGYTHLQVAMPSSFGLWFGAYAESLADDMLFLQAAYKMTNRNPLGSAAGYGSSFPLNRQMTTDLLGFDSMDYNVVYAQMGRGKMERNVGFAIATIAGTMAKLAFDACMFNCQNFGFVKLPKECTTGSSIMPHKKNPDVFELIRSKSNKLQSLPQQITLMINNLPVGYFRDLQIIKEVFLPAFDELLDCLRMTAYIINRIEVNDHILDDPRYDPMFSVEEVNRLAAEGMPFRDAYKKVGLDIEAGKFTPNKDIHHTHEGSIGNLMNDQIAELMQQTLNGFGFDRVEKAEAKLLKK, from the coding sequence ATGGCACAAAAACTTTGGGAAAAAGACTTCGAGATAAACAGTGAAATAGAGCGCTTCACTGTAGGACGAGACCGCGAGATGGACATCTATCTGGCACCGTATGATGTGCTGGGCTCAATGGCACATATCACTATGCTCGAAAGTATCGGACTGCTGGGCAAGGACGAGTTGCCCGTGTTGCTGAAGGAGTTGAAAAACATCTACGAGCAGACTCAACGTGGCGAGTTCGTCATTGAAGACGGCATCGAGGATGTACACTCACAGGTGGAACTGATGCTCACCCGCAAACTGGGCGACATGGGTAAGAAGATTCACTCTGGCCGTTCACGCAACGATCAGGTATTGGTTGACCTAAAGCTTTTCACCCGCCATCAACTGCAGCTGGTTGCCGAGGCTGTGAAGGATCTCTTCGACCAGCTCATCGCCAAGAGTAATCAGTATAAGAACGTGCTGATGCCTGGCTACACACATCTGCAGGTGGCTATGCCAAGTTCATTCGGCTTGTGGTTTGGTGCCTATGCCGAGAGTCTGGCTGACGACATGCTTTTCCTTCAGGCTGCTTATAAGATGACCAACCGCAACCCCTTAGGTTCTGCTGCAGGATATGGCTCATCATTCCCCTTGAATCGCCAGATGACCACTGACCTTTTGGGCTTTGACTCAATGGACTATAACGTGGTGTATGCACAGATGGGCCGCGGCAAGATGGAGCGCAACGTGGGCTTTGCCATCGCCACCATTGCTGGCACTATGGCAAAACTGGCTTTCGATGCCTGCATGTTCAACTGTCAGAACTTTGGTTTCGTAAAACTTCCCAAGGAATGCACCACGGGTTCTAGCATTATGCCGCACAAGAAGAACCCCGACGTCTTCGAGCTTATCCGTTCAAAGTCGAATAAGTTGCAGAGTCTGCCCCAACAGATTACGCTGATGATAAACAACCTGCCCGTGGGCTATTTCCGCGACCTGCAGATTATCAAAGAGGTATTCCTGCCTGCTTTCGACGAACTGCTCGACTGCTTGCGCATGACGGCCTATATCATCAATCGCATTGAGGTAAACGATCATATCCTGGATGACCCACGCTACGACCCGATGTTCTCAGTAGAAGAGGTAAACCGCCTCGCAGCAGAAGGTATGCCTTTCCGCGATGCTTATAAGAAGGTGGGCCTCGATATTGAAGCAGGTAAGTTTACACCCAACAAGGATATTCATCACACTCATGAAGGTTCTATCGGTAATCTGATGAACGACCAGATTGCAGAGTTGATGCAACAAACACTCAACGGATTCGGATTCGACCGTGTAGAAAAGGCTGAAGCAAAACTTTTGAAGAAGTAA
- a CDS encoding flavodoxin family protein, which produces MKVLLINGSPRENGNTFTALSEVAKTLNEEGVDTEIISIGKQAVQGCIACGMCGRNGNKCTFHDDLYFKVMRAVKDGIDGLVVGSPVYYGGPNGSLCALLDRVFYSLGADLRFKPGASVVVCRRGGASAAFDRLNKYFTMMNMPLVTSQYWNMAYGQTPGQVTQDEEGMQTMRTLGRNMAWMIKKLNVNEEGHPELERPVRTSFIR; this is translated from the coding sequence ATGAAAGTACTATTGATTAACGGAAGTCCCAGAGAGAATGGTAACACGTTCACCGCGCTGAGTGAGGTGGCAAAAACGCTGAACGAAGAAGGCGTTGACACAGAAATTATTAGCATTGGCAAACAAGCCGTGCAGGGGTGTATTGCCTGCGGCATGTGTGGCAGGAATGGCAATAAATGCACGTTCCATGATGACCTGTATTTTAAAGTGATGCGTGCCGTGAAGGACGGCATCGACGGACTGGTTGTCGGTTCGCCCGTATATTATGGCGGTCCCAATGGTTCGCTGTGCGCCCTGCTCGACCGCGTGTTCTATTCCTTGGGTGCCGACCTACGTTTCAAACCTGGTGCCAGTGTAGTGGTATGCCGTCGTGGTGGTGCCTCGGCCGCTTTCGACCGTCTGAATAAGTATTTCACGATGATGAACATGCCACTGGTTACCTCACAATACTGGAACATGGCCTATGGGCAAACACCTGGTCAAGTAACTCAGGATGAAGAAGGTATGCAGACCATGCGCACGCTGGGGCGTAACATGGCTTGGATGATTAAGAAACTAAATGTCAACGAGGAAGGACATCCAGAGTTGGAGCGTCCAGTAAGAACAAGCTTTATCAGATAA